One Paralichthys olivaceus isolate ysfri-2021 chromosome 21, ASM2471397v2, whole genome shotgun sequence genomic window carries:
- the LOC109642391 gene encoding general transcription factor II-I repeat domain-containing protein 2A-like, which yields MATVKKRKVDGECRVFQEKWTNDFFFVEVKGKPVCLVCGEALAVMKKANVERHYSSKHAKLDELKGQMRLDKINALRRSLGAQQAAITRPQTDRENITRASFVVSELIATKLKPHAEGEFVKECLVAAAELLAPDKVKSFQSVSLSRRTVSERITDMAQDIEKTLKNTARDFEYFSLACDETTDITHTAQLAIFLHGITSEFETKEELLSLQAMHGTTKGEDLFNQVIVAMNNFELPFEKLSGIATDGAPAMVGVQKGLTALVKKEMSRLSLDPSDLVVCHCIIHQESLCAHSLKLNNVMTTVVSTINFIKSRGLNNRQFKELLSELESEYGDLVYHCEVRWLSRANMLARFYTLREEVRRFMEMKGGPVMELSDGKFLRDLAFMVDISKHLSELNIKLQGPNQLISSLLSNVKSFEVKLRLWQGQLERGNTVHFPTLQEQKPDVTTEYAGECAKLIQAFDERFHDVKNIQKELDVFATPFNVQPSDVPDNLQMEIIDLQNNNELKAKYHNLSLLDFYKLYVRAEDFPILRRHALKFASLFGTTYRCEQFFSKLALAKTRFRSRLTDSNLENQLRVASSSLPANIRRLAREKQFQPSH from the coding sequence ATGGCGACTGTCAAGAAAAGGAAGGTGGACGGAGAATGCCGCGTATTTCAGGAAAAATGGAcaaatgactttttctttgttgaagtGAAAGGCAAGCCAGTGTGCCTAGTTTGTGGCGAGGCGCTTGCGGTGATGAAAAAGGCCAATGTCGAGCGCCATTACAGCTCGAAACATGCTAAACTCGACGAGTTGAAAGGACAAATGCGTTTGGATAAAATTAACGCTCTTCGTCGGAGTTTGGGTGCTCAACAGGCAGCTATCACACggccacagactgacagagagaatatTACGCgtgcaagttttgtggtgagtgaacTGATAGCCACGAAGCTGAAACCTCACGCTGAAGGAGAGTTCGTGAAGGAGTGCCTCGTAGCCGCCGCGGAGCTACTAGCCCCCGACaaagtgaaatcatttcaaagcGTCAGTTTGTCCCGGAGAACCGTTTCAGAAAGGATTACTGATATGGCGcaagatattgaaaaaacacTCAAGAACACTGCAAGAGACTTCGAGTATTTTTCTCTGGCCTGTGACGAGACAACAGACATCACACATACAGCGCAGCTTGCCATTTTTCTGCATGGGATTACGTCTGAGTTTGAAACAAAGGAGGAGTTGCTGTCTTTGCAAGCCATGCATGGCACTACTAAAGGTGAGGATTTGTTCAATCAAGTTATTGTGGCCATGAACAATTTTGAACTGCCATTTGAGAAGTTGAGCGGCATCGCCACTGACGGAGCTCCCGCAATGGTTGGCGTGCAAAAAGGATTGACTGCTTtagtcaaaaaagaaatgagccgACTGAGTCTGGATCCAAGTGATTTAGTTGTATGCCACTGTATCATacatcaagagagtttgtgtgcacattccCTGAAGCTTAACAATGTGATGACAACAGTTGTGTCCACCATAAACTTCATTAAAAGCAGAGGGCTGAACAACCGCCAGTTCAAGGAGTTACTCAGCGAGCTTGAGTCAGAGTATGGTGATCTGGTTTATCATTGTGAAGTGCGATGGCTGAGTCGTGCAAATATGCTCGCACGGTTTTATACACTGCGGGAAGAAGTCAGACGCTTCATGGAGATGAAGGGTGGACCTGTCATGGAGCTCAGTGATGGCAAGTTCCTCCGTGATCTGGCCTTCATGGTGGACATCAGCAAGCACCTGTCAGAGCTAAACATCAAGCTGCAAGGTCCCAACCAGCTCATCAGctctctgctttcaaatgtgaaatcatttgaaGTGAAGTTAAGGCTGTGGCAAGGACAGCTGGAAAGGGGAAACACTGTGCACTTTCCCACCCTACAAGAACAAAAGCCTGATGTTACGACTGAATATGCTGGTGAGTGTGCAAAACTCATCCAGGCATTTGATGAGAGGtttcatgatgtgaaaaatatacaaaaggaACTCGACGTGTTTGCGACACCATTTAATGTGCAACCGTCTGATGTGCCAGACAACCtccaaatggaaataattgatctgcaaaacaacaacgaGCTCAAAGCCAAGTACCACAACCTTTCTCTGCTGGACTTTTACAAACTGTATGTTCGTGCTGAGGATTTTCCCATCCTGAGGAGACATGCCCTGAAGTTTGCATCTCTGTTTGGGACAACGTATCGCTGTGAACAGTTCTTTTCAAAACTGGCTCTTGCAAAGACTCGCTTCCGCTCAAGACTGACTGACTCAAACTTGGAAAACCAGCTTcgagtagcatcatcatcactgccagCTAATATCAGACGCCTTGCTAGAGAAAAACAGTTCCAGCCATCACATTAG